A single genomic interval of Euwallacea similis isolate ESF13 chromosome 2, ESF131.1, whole genome shotgun sequence harbors:
- the Zmynd8 gene encoding uncharacterized protein Zmynd8 isoform X2 — protein sequence MSEPEGMDRNGGTFDTPNSPKEPSAALNTSLEGQSTYQHPNRSNSNDTSTVSDTDTSMVQNDVTGPESFSVHCEESDKTIESQDGVAKIDQEEASNQSRELKLLLALSKEAKLDTNISRKRKVQPLRKKYRGEGRGKSSRIQYPVTAECELEMDLSSADGSKESMQDDDTLSTSSSGKGTKRKKGDVSSNSGLEEGVKKSRKSLSTDVILFKPNKDMFCWRCHKDNVNIACETCPRSYHQKCLKQTITDLEHWPCPECVAILKAESTNSRSPALQGMTLEHLCSLLKFAVKRMIQCQGSEPFINEVSDNEFPEYKKYIIQPMDLTQLDKNIKENLYGSTQAFEADAKWILHNSIVFNSYLELSLKSETGRTYSKRYQSKLTTAAKLIIKICKQEMSEIENCPSCYLNANTKKKTWFVEVCPKPHLLVWAKLRGFPFWPGKAMKCKDGVVDVRFFGAHDRAWVPEKECFLYSPKDPNLFRVKRADIEQCVEELEVHVDNLKKIYGEFNYPPFKTAIDPDNEVKQLQIFLPQYSSSKSKSLKRQSLDKEQGESKECQEIKLKDAISDESFKSTLEEQQTSEKDDDPMEGYGTDDESVPEIDTEFRKTLLHLPENRNDNLEVDEYDTQVPANVEPDTSGTEEVLLTRPVVNDDSKSGSNKSLPEPSSNNSSVEDPALMSFRRNSDTECTRISDKISRLDIAENVEISLGNDEKGTVSCIENISSSNSECSSDFSVEFKKKPVQVDVDNVEFTISPARKLKMTDTLIKRLSDGECSTSTEESSKLDNVERVKRNFNALDTNEVENCASNEIFETKSPSDEQHLDSVPEGNKYVAAKIGDSPTKSVASSSKNDDKSKNTECVNWTVRDVSQKSDRTKIVIKAVRSEERLDQIGKEDSEETKDMSEEHQNDEEVVMSKAQVVADRQPKESATGIIISKFQSNDQEQIETNTQSPYAEEPSIKILLQSMKENDNVPSNNGAEWASEKKLQSSPDKPKISKEQTEKKKLPNFHENPTESQKSKSKDHDEVVENEDVRFNIDKESIINIIHSSLNESLPKPVIKSGSHKTHSKECNQSRRSSAENDDTKRGTKRKKSADCEERGDETQNKIVKLVSIESIMNKTDNNQESKGKNKSSILETSLQAKRITKSAQNSPAGSARSSVHEIATDEIKSEPEAEIEAGSSGLQDMEAKKKYLSALNIQEKGEAGVQKPKTHEIRTRSKTEEKRERFRVSNESQVVDNMTKIIDDVAINYSAVREEDRSCHLNKKKPTSTANGSKSDGCEIYVRSFAKIATTVPEINTSMIPTPPSKQKARKSFPQPNYSKVVRPSIHPQPSVSKPSSVESPARVASRPPAAVATAKPIISPLQQIDQVRPTNGYFILQPPQQDNLVFLPPNQTLSYTAPLASLANQVMSVTPCLVSATATGQAVRHITTQAQLWHPGLSQDEKGINPVNLATSQNYIPQGEFGATPSSITLPNPQISKADGNTKRLINGLMAETPTINLVNSSSEWTASVSSSVTSAKPTNTEKPPEAAGDPASETALPTITALPVVEPIVIADGDEDFTVLNGLVPDTNISKIISDVILKPLPRLKPRPPGVLSQQFSEGVPSAAGPVAAKINSIAHRLGDYFRGMLIETFEDLSKADNPDATIVNLKLEIESLKYKHSIEISEIERNLTTALKDVQRTILEDRERIVEETRTACEAETIKKVEEAKSKQWCANCSKEAQFYCCWNTSYCDYPCQQKHWSTHMGKCAQSVNPTGQITPSPAIRPGSQQIILRPTNPPAKAGLGRVFSKPVQKVFMNRGLSGSKAMRVQTTTGSLLTMMETTPGNYQLVPSTTVLRAGPTLTIKPNVITVPSANISSTSSSIANQQPQKPKPAVRLIGHSMPVTTALDDDSE from the exons ATGTCAGAACCAGAAGGCATGGACCGGAATGGCGGAACCTTCGATACGCCTAATTCTCCAAAGGAGCCCTCAGCTGCTTTAAACACATCCCTTGAGGGCCAGTCCACTTACCAACACCCAAATAGATCCAACTCAAATGACACCAGCACTGTGAGTGACACCGACACTTCAATGGTCCAGAATGATGTTACTGGACCTGAAAGCTTCTCAGTGCACTGTGAGGAGAGTGACAAAACAATTGAGAGTCAGGACGGCGTTGCTAAAATAGATCAAGAAGAAGCTTCTAATCAATCGAGGGAGCTGAAGCTGCTCTTAGCCCTTTCCAAAGAAGCCAAGTTAGATACTAACATATCCAGGAAGAGGAAAGTTCAGCCCCTCAGAAAGAAATACAGAGGTGAAGGTCGAGGCAAGTCCTCAAGGATCCAGTATCCAGTTACTGCAGAATGTGAATTGGAGATGGATTTGTCCAGTGCAGATGGCAGTAAAGAGTCCATGCAGGATGATGATACACTTAGCACAAGTTCCAGTGGCAAGGGCACAAAGCGCAAGAAGGGTGATGTGTCTAGCAATAGTGGTCTGGAGGAAGGTGTCAAGAAAAGTCGCAAATCACTATCAACTGATGTAATTCTGTTTAAG CCAAACAAAGATATGTTTTGTTGGCGCTGCCACAAGGACAATGTAAACATAGCCTGCGAAACATGCCCCAGGAGTTATCATCAGAAATGTCTGAAACAAACCATTACAGATCTGGAACACTGGCCTTGTCCAGAATGTGTGGCCATTTTAAAAGCTGAGAGCACCAATTCAAG GTCCCCTGCTTTGCAAGGAATGACCTTGGAACACCTATGCAGCTTGCTGAAGTTTGCAGTTAAGCGGATGATACAGTGTCAAGGG TCTGAGCCCTTTATTAACGAAGTCAGCGATAATGAATTTCCTGAATATAAAAAGTACATCATTCAACCAATGGATTTAACACAGCTGGACAAAAACATTAAGGAGAATTTGTACGGCAGTACACAGGCTTTTGAAGCTGATGCCAAATGGATTTTACATAACAGCATCGTGTTCAACTCAT ACTTGGAATTGTCATTAAAATCAGAAACAGGGAGAACGTACAGCAAAAGAT ATCAATCTAAGCTAACAACTGCCgccaaattaataataaaaatatgcaagCAAGAAATGTCTGAGATAGAAAATTGTCCAAGCTGTTACTTGAATGCCAATACTAAGAAGAAGACGTGGTTCGTAGAAGTGTGTCCGAAACCGCATCTGCTAGTATGGGCAAAATTGCGAG GTTTTCCATTTTGGCCAGGAAAAGCAATGAAGTGCAAAGACGGAGTAGTGGATGTTAGGTTTTTCGGAGCTCATGACAGAGCGTGGGTTCCAGAAAAGGAATGTTTTCTGTATTCGCCTAAAGACCCGAACTTATTCCGCGTTAAAAGAGCTGACATTGAGCAATGTGTAGAG GAATTGGAAGTTCACGTCgataacctaaaaaaaatttacggTGAATTCAATTATCCGCCGTTCAAAACAGCAATTGACCCCGACAATGAAGTAAAACAGCTGCAAATCTTCCTGCCTCAGTATAGTTCCAGTAAAAGTAAATCTTTGAAAAGGCAGAGTCTAGATAAAGAACAAGGGGAATCAAAGGAGTGTCaagagataaaattaaaagacgCAATTTCAGACGAATCATTTAAAAGCACTTTGGAGGAGCAACAAACCAGTGAAAAAGATGATGATCCCATGGAGGGATATG gTACAGACGATGAGTCTGTGCCGGAAATTGACACCGAATTTCGAAAAACTCTGTTGCACTTGCCTGAGAATAGAAACGACAACCTTGAGGTCGACGAATACGACACTCAAGTGCCTGCAAATGTTGAACCAGACACCAGCGGAACTGAAGAAGTTCTTTTAACCAGACCGGTTGTTAATG ATGACAGTAAATCGGGCAGTAACAAATCTCTACCGGAACCATCCAGCAACAACTCATCAGTAGAAGATCCAGCATTGATGTCCTTCCGCCGAAACAGCGATACCGAGTGCACAAGGATTTCTGATAAAATCAGTCGATTGGACATAGCCGAAAATGTAGAAATAAGCTTGGGAAATGATGAGAAAGGAACTGTCAGCTGTATAGAAAATATATCGTCCAGCAACAGCGAGTGTTCCAGTGATTTTAGTGTAGAGTTTAAGAAAAAGCCGGTGCAAGTTGATGTGGACAATGTGGAGTTCACTATTTCCCCCGCTAGGAAGTTGAAAATGACTGACACGCTAATAAAGCGGTTATCTGACGGGGAATGTTCTACCTCCACTGAAGAGAGCTCCAAGCTTGATAATGTGGAGCGGgtgaagagaaattttaatgcacTTGACACAAATGAAGTTGAAAATTGTGCatctaatgaaatttttgaaactaaatCACCTTCAGATGAACAACATCTTGACTCAGTCCCAGAAGGGAACAAGTATGTTGCTGCAAAGATTGGAGATAGTCCAACTAAGTCTGTTGCTTCTAGTTCTAAAAATGacgataaaagtaaaaatacaGAGTGCGTAAATTGGACCGTAAGGGACGTGTCTCAGAAATCCGATAGGACCAAAATTGTCATCAAGGCTGTGAGATCAGAGGAGAGATTAGACCAAATCGGAAAGGAAGACAGCGAGGAGACTAAAGATATGAGTGAAGAACATCAAAATGATGAAGAAGTTGTTATGTCTAAAGCTCAAGTAGTTGCAGATCGGCAACCGAAGGAATCAG CAACTGGAATAATTATCTCCAAATTTCAATCTAATGATCAAGAGCAAATTGAAACTAATACCCAGTCGCCATATGCTGAAGAACCATCCATTAAAATCTTACTCCAATCTATGAAGGAAAATGACAATGTTCCTTCAAACAATGGTGCGGAATGGGCTTCAGAAAAGAAGCTTCAAAGCAGTCCAGACAAGcccaaaatttccaaagagCAAACTGAAAAAAAGAAGTTGCCTAACTTTCATGAAAATCCAACAGAATCACAAAAGTCAAAAAGTAAAGACCATGATGAAGTAGTAGAGAATGAAGATGTTCGATTTAACATTGACAAG gaGAGTATCATTAACATAATTCATTCATCTCTCAATGAATCTCTGCCGAAACCGGTGATAAAATCTGGAAGCCACAAAACCCATTCCAAAGAATGCAACCAATCGCGTCGAAGCAGCGCAGAAAACGATGACACAAAAAGGGGTACCAAACGTAAGAAAAGCGCTGATTGTGAGGAGCGTGGCGACGaaactcaaaataaaatcgttaAATTAGTCTCCATCGAAAGCATTATGAACAAAACCGACAATAACCAGGAAagcaaaggaaaaaacaaATCATCAATACTGGAAACTTCATTACAAGCCAAAAGGATTACGAAATCAGCACAAAATTCGCCTGCTGGATCTGCTAGGAGTTCTGTGCACGAGATAGCAACGgatgaaataaaaagtgaGCCTGAGGCTGAAATCGAAGCAGGCAGTAGCGGTCTCCAAGATATGGAAGCGAAGAAAAAGTACTTGTCTGCCTTAAATATCCAAGAAAAGGGCGAAGCAGGCGTCCAGAAACCCAAGACACATGAAATTCGCACCCGCTCTAAAACCGAAGAGAAAAGAGAGAGGTTTAGAGTAAGTAACGAGTCACAA GTGGTGGATAATATGACGAAGATCATTGACGACGTCGCTATAAATTACAGTGCGGTTCGTGAAGAGGACCGCTCGTGTCATTTGAATAAGAAAAAACCCACTAGTACTGCTAACGGCTCGAAATCTGACGGCTGTGAAATTTATGTTAGATCTTTTGCAAAAATAG ccACAACTGTCCCTGAAATTAATACCTCGATGATTCCAACTCCACCAAGCAAACAAAAGGCGCGGAAATCGTTTCCGCAACCGAACTATTCTAAAGTTGTAAGACCAAGCATACACCCTCAGCCCAGTGTATCAAAACCTTCAAGTGTTGAATCTCCTGCACGAGTGGCATCCAGACCGCCTGCTG cgGTAGCCACAGCCAAGCCCATAATCTCACCGTTGCAGCAAATCGATCAAGTGAGACCTACCAACGGGTACTTTATTTTACAACCGCCGCAACAAGATAATCTTGTTTTTCTGCCACCAAACCAAACTTTAAGCTATACAGCTCCACTAGCTAGTCTCGCCAATCAAGTGATGTCTGTG ACCCCTTGTTTGGTTTCTGCCACCGCCACTGGCCAAGCGGTGCGGCACATTACGACCCAAGCGCAATTGTGGCATCCAGGCCTTTCTCAAGATGAAAAAGGCATAAATCCAGTAAACTTGGCTACTTCTCAAAATTATATACCTCAAGGAGAATTTGGTGCCACACCTTCATCAATAACATTACCAAACCCACAAATTAGTAAGGCTGATGGAAATACAAAGAGGCTGATTAATGGATTGATGGCGGAAACACCTACAATTAACTTGGTTAATTCGAGTTCTGAGTGGACAGCCAGTG TATCATCGTCAGTCACCTCTGCTAAACCAACCAACACCGAGAAACCTCCTGAAGCAGCAGGCGATCCAGCATCAGAAACCGCTTTGCCAACAATAACCGCCTTACCCGTCGTGGAACCAATTGTAATTGCCGATGGCGATGAAGATTTCACGGTGCTAAACGGTTTAGTGCCAGATACGAATATTTCTAAGATAATTAGCGATGTT ATACTGAAGCCTCTACCGAGGCTAAAGCCTCGACCTCCAGGAGTATTAAGCCAACAGTTCAGCGAAGGTGTCCCCAGTGCTGCAGGCCCAGTGGCAGCGAAGATTAATTCCATTGCGCATAGG TTAGGGGATTACTTCCGAGGAATGCTGATAGAGACTTTTGAAGACTTGAGTAAAGCGGACAACCCCGACGCTACCATTGTGAATCTCAAGCTAGAGATTGAAAGCCTGAAATATAAGCATAGTATAGAAATTTCGGAAATAGAGAGAAACCTAACTACTGCGTTAAAAGACGTCCAGCGAACTATTTTGGAAGACAGGGAACGAATTGTTGAAGAGACTCGAACCGCCTGCGAGGCCGAAACCATCAAGAAGGTGGAGGAAGCCAAGTCGAAGCAATG GTGCGCAAACTGCTCCAAAGAAGCTCAGTTTTATTGTTGTTGGAATACCAGTTACTGCGACTACCCCTGTCAACAGAAGCACTGGTCCACCCATATGGGGAAGTGCGCCCAAAGTGTGAATCCAACAGGTCAAATTACTCCGTCACCCGCAATCAGGCCGGGCAGCCAGCAGATTATTCTCAGGCCTACGAACCCGCCCGCCAAGGCCGGTCTCGGG agAGTATTTTCGAAACCCGTTCAAAAAGTGTTTATGAATCGTGGGTTGTCTGGCTCCAAAGCAATGAGGGTGCAG ACTACGACCGGTAGCCTGTTGACCATGATGGAAACCACGCCAGGAAACTACCAACTGGTACCCAGCACCACCGTACTAAGAGCAGGCCCCACCCTGACCATCAAACCAAACGTAATTACTGTTCCCTCAGCGAATATTTCCAGTACCAGCTCCAGTATTGCTAATCAGCAACCGCAAAAACCCAAACCTGCAGTGAGACTGATCGGGCATAGTATGCCTGTTACGACTGCATTGGATGATGATTCTGAGTAG